One genomic segment of Labeo rohita strain BAU-BD-2019 chromosome 14, IGBB_LRoh.1.0, whole genome shotgun sequence includes these proteins:
- the arl13a gene encoding LOW QUALITY PROTEIN: ADP-ribosylation factor-like protein 13A (The sequence of the model RefSeq protein was modified relative to this genomic sequence to represent the inferred CDS: deleted 1 base in 1 codon), which yields MESDILLYELRRRWCSPWCSPPQVNMFNLMSNCCSWVSKLQQPLRKITVLVVGLDKAGKTSCIRGMLRVPPGDVGPTHGCVRTELRLENYLVNILDIGGAPEVRGSWREHYGEAHGIIFVVDSSDRQRMKEVKEALVDLLKHPRVAGKPLLVLANKQDKMNALLGNELIEILSLERLVNQSRSLCHIEPCSASMDLRRWSDRKTLRGLRWLLRAVCLDYPDLCARVMRDGRRPLGPEEKERRGKIEKSRNKSKEEKTRTSKTDIRQEQRNETVRKKGTLQPIKNILNKENTLKTKLSKKKKVKVKIKKQSPSRGVNEEEVEETEGNEAEHDHSNQKDKASSALLSPKRRKMKRKAKVKEENSGLPESPSSEVSKASRGKEERKRKKKIVNVKRKNKINTEEVPAAYAQPVDLSNTFDLYRKAILALKARQEHDMVSG from the exons ATGGAGTCTGACATACTACT GTACGAGTTAAGGAGACGATGGTGCTCTCCCTGGTGCTCTCCTCCTCAGGTCAACATGTTCAACCTCATGAGCAATTGCTGCAGCTGGGTGTCCAAACTCCAGCAGCCACTGAG GAAGATCACGGTTCTAGTGGTTGGTTTGGACAAGGCTGGAAAAACATCTTGTATCAGAGGGATGTTGAGAG tGCCCCCTGGAGATGTTGGTCCCACTCATGGATGTGTCCGCACCGAATTAAGGCTGGAGAACTACTTGGTTAATATACTGGATATAGGAGGGGCTCCTGAGGTTCGG GGGTCCTGGAGAGAGCATTACGGTGAAGCTCACGGCATCATCTTTGTTGTGGATTCCAGTGACAGACAACGAATGAAAGAGGTCAAAGAAGCTCTGGTGGACTTGCTGAAGCATCCAAGAGTTGCAGGAAAACCTCTTCTTGT GCTGGcaaataaacaagacaaaatgaaTGCTCTGCTGGGAAATGAACTCATTGAAATTCTGTCCCTAGAGAGGTTGGTCAACCAAAGCCGGTCGCTTTGCCACATT GAGCCATGTTCTGCCTCAATGGACCTGCGTCGCTGGTCAGACAGAAAGACCCTGCGGGGTCTCAGATGGCTACTGCGAGCCGTGTGCCTGGACTACCCTGACCTCTGTGCCCGTGTGATGAGAGATGGGAGGCGGCCATTAGGgccagaagaaaaagaaagaagagggAAAATAGAGAAGAGCCGGAACAAATCTAAAGAGGAAAA AACACGAACAAGCAAAACTGATATCCGTCAAGAACAGCGCAATGAAACTGTGAGGAAAAAGGGAACTCTGCAACCCatcaaaaatattctaaataag GAGAAcactttaaaaactaaattaagcaAAAAGAAGAAGGTAAAGGTTAAAATTAAGAAGCAGAGTCCAAGCAGAGGAGTAAACGAAGAAGAGGTGGAGGAGACAGAAGGAAATGAAGCAGAACACGATCACAGCAACCAGAAAGATAAAGCCAGCAGTGCATTACTGTCTCCAAAACGAAGGAAAATGAAACGCAAAGCCAAAGTAAAAGAAGAGAACTCAGGTCTACCAGAGTCTCCCAGCAGCGAAGTCTCCAAAGCCTCTAGAG GAAAagaggaaagaaagagaaaaaagaagatCGTTAATGTGAAACGAAAGAACAAGATAAACACAGAGGAAGTTCCGGCAGCTTACGCACAACCTGTTGATCTTTCAAATACTTTCG ACCTTTACCGAAAAGCAATTTTGGCTCTCAAAGCCCGACAGGAACACGACATGGTTTCGGGATAG
- the tmem35 gene encoding novel acetylcholine receptor chaperone translates to MASPRTITIVALSFALGLFFVFMGTIKLTPRLSKDAYSEMKRAYKSYAKALPALKKIGVSSVLLRKIIGTLEVGCGIVLTLVPGRPKDVANFILLLVMLAVLFFHQLVGDPLKRYAHALVFGILLTCRLLIARQGEERPEREERREEQITAQEKNKVKVS, encoded by the exons ATGGCCTCGCCAAGAACAATAACCATTGTCGCCCTTTCCTTTGCACTGGgtctcttcttcgtcttcatgGGTACAATTAAACTCACACCAAGGTTAAGCAAAGATGCATACAGTGAAATG AAAAGAGCGTACAAGAGCTATGCAAAGGCCCTTCCAGCGCTGAAAAAAATTGGCGTTTCTTCTGTACTTCTACGCAAGATTATTGGTACTCTTGAGGTGGGATGTGGAATTGTTCTGACCCTCGTGCCAGGGAGACCAAAAGACGTGGCCAACTTTATTCTGCTACTGGTCATGCTGGCAGTGCTTTTCTTCCACCAGCTGGTTGGAGATCCTCTAAAACGCTATGCCCATGCCTTGGTATTTGGTATTTTGCTAACGTGTCGGCTGCTCATTGCTCGTCAGGGCGAGGAACGGCCTGAGAGGGAGGAGAGACGGGAAGAGCAGATCACTGCCCAGGAAAAGAACAAAGTCAAAGTTTCTTAG